In Actinomycetota bacterium, the sequence TGCGGGGACAGCTTCTCGTGGCGCTGATCGTCGGCATTCTCTCGAGCATCGGACTGCGGATTCTCGGGGTTCCCTTCTGGCTGGTGATCGGGATGACCGCCGGTCTGTTGAACATCATCCCGTTCATCGGGCCGTGGGTCGGCGGCGCCCTGGCCGGCCTGCTGTCGCTGCTGTTCAAGGACGCTGCCACCGCCATCTGGTCGGTAGCCATGTTCGCCGCGGTCCAGCAGTTCGACAACCACGTGATCAGCCCGAACATTCTCAGAAAGCGGGTGCAACTGCACCCCGTATTCATCCTGCTTTCCCTGCTCCTCGGTGCATCGCTGGGCGGGTTCTTCGGTCTGCTCGTCGCGGTGCCGGTGGCCGCCGTCTTCAAAGTCGTGGCCGGGCACTTCTGGAGGACGAGGGTGCTGGGAGAGTCGTGGGAAGAGGCCGCCGAGGCGGTGGCGCCGGAGTACGTTCCTCCGGGCAGGGAGAGTTTGATGGCGAGACTTCGCCGTGGCGGTTCGATGCACGAGTCGCACGACGAACCGGGCGGCGAGCCGGATGGCGAAGCGGTTCAGACCCGCACGGATACCGAGGATCCGGCGTCCCGGTAGGTCCGGGTCAAAGGTTTTCTTGGTGTGCCGATGACGGCTCCCGACACGTTGCACACCCGACCGACGTCCTGATGAAGCGACGTTCGAGCATGATCGGGCAGCGATCTCCTCGACATTTCGCGACGTGCCTTGTTTAGAATGCTCGCCATTCCCGACTCGTTCGGGAAGGACTGACGGCGAACACGATTGGGCGTCTTCCAGATGCTCAGAAGGATCGATATGAACGGACACAAAAAGACATTTTTCCTCCTATTGGTGCTGGTTGTATTTGCGATGGTCGCTGCAGCCTGCGCCGGCCCGGCGACGTTGGAGGACTTCACACCGAAGGATCCAAGCTTGGGCGGAGTTCTCATCGGAGCCGATGAGCCGATCAAGATCGCGACGTTGCAGGCCATGAGCGGCGCTGTGGCCAGCCTTGGCCAAGACCAGGTGCGCGGTGTCGAGATCGCCATCGACGAGAAGCCGGAGATTCTCGGCCATAAGGTCGACTTGGCCTTCAAGGAAGACGACCTTTGCAGTTCCGAGGGTGGTACCACGGGTGCTCAGCGGATCGTGTCCGACCCGCAGGTCATCGGTGTTATCGGGACGAGCTGTTCGGGCGCCGGTGTTCCGGCATCCAAGATCGTCTCCGAGGCCGGACGTGTCATGATCTCGGGATCCAACACGTCGCCTGTGCTGACCGAAGTTGGGGGAGTGAAGGGCGCGGCATGGCAGCCCGGCTACTACCGGACGGCCCACAATGACGCCGTTCAGGGTGCTGCCGCAGCGAACTTCGTGTACACGAAGCTCGGCCTGACCAAGGTCTCGACGATCAATGACGGTGACCCGTACACGCAGGGCCTGACGACTGCGTTCGGCAAGTCGTTCAAGGATCTCGGTGGCGACATCGTTCTGGCAACGGCCATCGGTGCCACGGACACGGACATGCGGCCGGTGCTGACCGAGGTTGCGGCCTCGGGCGCCCAGCTGATCTTCTTCCCGATCTTCCAGCCTGCGGGTGACTTCATTGCCGGCCAGGCGAAGGAAGTCTCGGGGTTGGAGGACGTGAAGCTCATGGGTGCAGACGGTCTGCTGTCGGACACCTACGTGGTGCTTCCGCAGACGAAGGGCATGTACTTCTCGGGTCCTGCCACGCCGAAGACGGCGGCCTACGCCGACTTCGTGAAGACCTATGAGTCCAAGTTCGGTGAGAAGCCGATTCAGGCGTTCCACGCGCAAGCTCACGATGCGGCCATCATGCTGCTCGACGCGATCGAGGCCGTCGCCCAGCAGAAGGGTGACGTGCTGTACATCGACATGAAGGACCTGCGCGACGCTCTGTACAAGACGGACATACAGGGGTTGACCGGGCACATCGTCTGTAACCAGTTTGGTGACTGCGCCGATGCCGTTATCGACATCGTGCAGAACACCGATGCCACGGCGGACATCACTGCGGTGAAGGCGAACGTGCTGTACGAGTTCAGGCCCGGTCAGTAGCGATCGACGAGACTATGGGCGTTGTCCGGCGCCGCCTCGTGGCGGCGCCGGATAATGCCTGAGGTACCACCTGACTATGGCAGAGCAAATGGCTGTGGATCATGTCCACGTACGGCGTGTCGGTTTCGTCACGGTCTTCCTGTGGGGGATTCGTATCCTGGCGATCCTGGCGATCGTCTACGGCTCCTGGGTCAGTCTTGCGTCCGGGAGGCTGACCGGAGATCAGTGGAAAGACCTGATCGTGTTCGGTTTCGCGCAGGGCTCGATGTACGCGCTGATCGCTCTGGGCTACACGATGGTCTACGGCGTGCTGAAGTTCATCAACTTTGCCCACGGCGAAGTGTTCATGAGTGGAGCGATGATCGGGTTTTTCGCCGCCGACGCGCTCCAGAACGCGGGGTTCTGGAACGCCCATCCGGTCCAGTCACTCCTCATCGTGCTCCTCGTGAGCATGACCACGTCGACCACGGTCGCCGTGTTGGTCGAGCGTATCGCCTATCGGCCGCTTCGCGGGGCCCCGCGGCTCATCCCCCTGATCACGTCGATCGGCGCGTCGTTCACTCTGCAGTACCTGTTCAAAGGCCTCTTCGGTGCCGGCACCAAGTCGTACCCGCCGATGGAGGCCCTCAAGGGCGCATGGGACATCTTCGGATTCAGGATTCTGAAGAACCAGTCGGTCGTCATCGTGGCTTCGCTGGTCATGATGGCCGGCCTCTACCTGTTCGTGGAGAAGACCAGAACGGGCCGGGCGATGCGAGCCGTTGCCGAGGATCCTGAGACGGCCGCGCTCATGGGTGTCAATGTCGACAGGACCATCGTCAAGGTCTTTGCCGTCGGCGGAGCCATGGCCGGGACCGCGGGTGCCCTCTGGGGCCTCGTCTTCCCGACCGTCAATTTCCTCACCGGTTTCTTCCCTGGCATCAAGGCGTTCACCGCGGCCGTGCTCGGCGGTATCGGTAACATCGCCGGCGCGATGCTGGGCGGCGTGTCTCTCGGTCTGTTCGAGGGCGTCGGACCGAGCCTGGTCCTTGCGGGATTCCACGTTCCGGCATTCAATCAGCTGCGCGATGTCGTCGCGTTCGTGGCCCTCGTTCTCGTTCTGATCTTCCGCCCGACCGGCATTCTCGGTGAGCAACTCGCGGAGGAACGAGGGTGAGTACGGCAGCAGCGATCGATACGCGCGGGACAGCCGGGCTGAGACCGTCCCGGCCCGTCGATCTGCGGCGCGCGATCAGGCTCGGTCCGCTGGCAGGCGTCGTCGCCATCGTGATGGCCGCCATCGGCATGGTCGAAACATTCGAATCGCGTGTGCTGATCGATCCGTTCCTGGCACTCGGCTACGCGGCCCTGTATCTGGTCCCATTCGCGTTCGGCTACGTCGCGGCTCAGCCGCCGGAGCAGCTGGAAGGCTTTGCTCCACCGAAGTTGGGGGGACGGAACGTCGCGGCCGGCGCACTCGCCGGACTGCTCTGCGGTGTCCTCCTGACCGGGTTCTCGCTGCTGGCCGGCGCCGTAGACCTGCGAACGACATTTCCTTCCGTTTCTCCGGCCATGGTCCAGCTCCTGCGATTCGGCCTCGGCGCCGGAGCGGCGGCCGTCGTGGTTCCCTTGGTGAGCACCGTCGTCGGGGCGTCCGGGGGCGTCGTGCACCTCTTGCCTGCTCGACTTCGCCGGAGCATTCTCTACAGCCTCGCATGGGTGCTGTTGTGGGGGTTGCTCGAAGATGTGTTCCAGCAGTTCTTCCGTGGTTTCCGTGTGCCGGGACTCAACCAGATGCTCTATGCCCGCTCCGGTGGGCTCTCGGTGCGGGGAGCAGTCGTCATCGGCATCGTCTTCTTCGGTATCTACTGGTACCTCGGTGGTCGCAAGACGACGGTTCGAGGCCGCTTCGAGCAACTGAATCAGCAGCAGCGAGTTCGGGTCTCCCTGGTGGCGGTCGTCCTCGTTTTCCTCGCGCTGGCGGTGCTTCCCAGCATCCTGGGGTCCTTTCTCTCCGAGGTGCTCGATCTCGCGGGTCTCTTCCTGTTGATGGCGCTCGGCCTCAACATCGTGGTGGGGTTCGCCGGTCTGCTCGATCTGGGATACGTGGCCTTTTTCGCCGTCGGCGCATACACGGCGGCAATCCTGACGTCTCCCAACTCGCCGAGGTGGACGCCGGAGATGACGCTGTGGGGAGCGCTTCCGTTCGTGATGCTCGCCGCCGCCGTCGCAGGGCTCCTCGTCGGGGCCCCCGTGCTACGGATGCGCGGTGACTACTTGGCGATCGTCACGCTCGGTTTCGGCGAGATCGCTCGGATCCTGCTCAACTCGGAGGCGCTGGCGCCGGAGTTTGGCGGTGCACAGGGCATCATCAACATTCCGACGATGACCATCGGCCCGATCATCATCAAGACCCCGCAGAACTTCTTCTTCCCGATCTTCATCTTCGTGCTGCTCGCCGTATACGTATCGCTGTCGTTACAGAAATCGCGGATAGGCCGCGCATGGATGGCGATGCGCGAGGACGAGTCGGTCGCGGAGACGATGGGGGTGAACATCGTCACGGCCAAGCTGTCGGCGTTCATCGTCGGCGCGGTGCTGGCCAGCCTCGGAGGTGCGCTGTTCTCCGCCAAGATCGGGGCGATCTTCCCGCACTCGTTCAACATCGTCGTGTCGATCACCGTGCTCGTGATCATCATCGTGGGTGGTATGGGCAGCATCCCCGGTGTAGCGCTCGGTGCCGTCGTGCTGATCGCGATGCCCGAACTGCTGCGCGAGTTCTCCGAGTACAAGTTCCTGCTCTACGGCGTGCTCCTGATATTCATGATGATCAAACGGCCGGAAGGATTCATTCCGAGTCGACGAAGGGCCAAGGAGCTGCACAAGGATGAACTGCTCCAGGATGCCTGGATGGATATCTACCAAGCCGACGCCGGGGATGAGCCGGCCGAGGGAGACGTGTGATGCCGCTCTTCGAGACGAAGGCCCTTCGCAAGACATTCGGGGGTTTGACTGCAATCAATGGCCTGGACCTGCACGTGGAGAAGGGTGAGATCGTCAGCGTCATCGGTCCGAACGGGGCCGGGAAGACGACCCTGTTCAACCTCATCACCGGAATGATGCCGCCGGACTCGGGCCAGATCAACTTCGACTCCGAGAACATCGTCGGTCTCGCACCGAGCCAGGTCATCAAGCTGGGGATCAGTCGCACGTTCCAGAACGTACGGCTGTTCCCGACGATGACCATTCGTGAGAACGTCATGGTGGCTCGTCACTGCCGTACGAAGTCGGGTGTCATCTCCGCAGTGCTCCGCACGCCGAAGTTTCGGCGGGAAGAGGAGGAGACCAAGCGCATCGCTGAGGAAACCCTTGCATTCTTCGGGACCCGGCTCGTCGGATACCGCCTCGACCAGGAGGCATACATGCTGTCGTACGCGAATCGACGCCGGCTGGAGATCGCCCGAGCGATGGCGTCGTCCCCGAAACTCATCCTGCTCGACGAGCCCACCGCCGGGATGAACCCGAAAGAGACGGCCGAGATCGCCCAGTTGATCGGTCGGCTTCGCGACAAGAAGGGGTTTACGATCTTGGTCATCGAGCACGACATGCGGGTCGTCAAGGGCGTTTCCGACCGTGTCGTCGTCATCGACTACGGAAAGAAGATCGCCGACGGCAGCTACGAGGAGGTCGCTCACAACCCGCAGGTCATCGAGGCGTACCTGGGACGCCGGACCGAGAAGGATTCGAAGTGACTGCTCGGACACCGGTCCTCGAGATGGTCGGCGTCGATACCCACTATGGCGCCATTCAGATGCTCCGCGACGTCAACGTCGAGATCTACGACGGTGAGATCGTCTGTTTGCTGGGCGGCAACGCGTCGGGCAAGACGACGACGCTCAAGACGATTCTCGGGTATGTGACGCCGTCGGACGGTGAAGTTCGCCTCGACGGCGAGAAGGTGAGTGGGCTTCCCACGACCAAGATCGTCGACCGCGGCATCACGATGGTTCCCGAGAATCGCAGGCTCTTCAAGCGGATGACCGTCAGAGAGAACCTCGAGATGGGTACGTATCTCAGGAGGGACCGCCGGGGAGTGGAAGAAGACCTCGAGCGGGTCTTCGATCTGTTTCCCCGGGTGAAGGAGAGGCTCAATCAGCGGGCCGGCACACTCTCCGGGGGCGAACAGCAGATGGTGGCCATGGGGCGGGCACTCATGGCGCGTCCGAAGGTGCTGTTGATGGACGAGCCCTCCATGGGGTTGGCGCCGGTGTTCGTCGCACAGAACTTCGACATCATCCAGCAGGTCAACAAGGAGCAGGGCACCGCCATCTTCATGGTGGAGCAGAACGCCAACATGGCCTTGTCGATCGCCGACCGTGGCTATGTGCTGCAAACCGGGAGGATCGTGCTCGCCGACACTGCCGAGCGGTTACTTGCGAACCCCCAGATGCGTCAGGCGTATCTCGGAGAGATCGACTGATCGAATCCGGGTCGAGACCGGTCTAATGTGGCAGGGCAGATGGAGCCCATCACACACGAGATCGCCGCGACCGACGCCTACGCTCGAACCACCGAGGCGCTGGTCGTCGACGTGACCGGGCAGGGTGTCGTACTCGACCGGACCGTCTTCTATCCACGCGGAGGGGGTCAGCCCGGCGACACCGGCGTACTTCGGTGGGATGGGGGCAGCGTCGCCGTCACCGACACGATCCGTTCGTCCGGTGTCCCGGTTCACGTCCTCGATGGGGAGCCACCGGCGGTGGGGACGACCGTGACCGCAGAGATCGACTGGGACCGTCGCCATCTCCTGATGCGCACTCACACCGCCCTGCACGCGCTCTCTGCGATCATCTGGCAGGACTTCGATGCCAAGGTCACGGGCGGCAACATGGAGCCCGGTGCCGCCCGGATGGATTTCGAGCTGGACTCGATC encodes:
- a CDS encoding ABC transporter substrate-binding protein; this translates as MNGHKKTFFLLLVLVVFAMVAAACAGPATLEDFTPKDPSLGGVLIGADEPIKIATLQAMSGAVASLGQDQVRGVEIAIDEKPEILGHKVDLAFKEDDLCSSEGGTTGAQRIVSDPQVIGVIGTSCSGAGVPASKIVSEAGRVMISGSNTSPVLTEVGGVKGAAWQPGYYRTAHNDAVQGAAAANFVYTKLGLTKVSTINDGDPYTQGLTTAFGKSFKDLGGDIVLATAIGATDTDMRPVLTEVAASGAQLIFFPIFQPAGDFIAGQAKEVSGLEDVKLMGADGLLSDTYVVLPQTKGMYFSGPATPKTAAYADFVKTYESKFGEKPIQAFHAQAHDAAIMLLDAIEAVAQQKGDVLYIDMKDLRDALYKTDIQGLTGHIVCNQFGDCADAVIDIVQNTDATADITAVKANVLYEFRPGQ
- a CDS encoding branched-chain amino acid ABC transporter permease: MAEQMAVDHVHVRRVGFVTVFLWGIRILAILAIVYGSWVSLASGRLTGDQWKDLIVFGFAQGSMYALIALGYTMVYGVLKFINFAHGEVFMSGAMIGFFAADALQNAGFWNAHPVQSLLIVLLVSMTTSTTVAVLVERIAYRPLRGAPRLIPLITSIGASFTLQYLFKGLFGAGTKSYPPMEALKGAWDIFGFRILKNQSVVIVASLVMMAGLYLFVEKTRTGRAMRAVAEDPETAALMGVNVDRTIVKVFAVGGAMAGTAGALWGLVFPTVNFLTGFFPGIKAFTAAVLGGIGNIAGAMLGGVSLGLFEGVGPSLVLAGFHVPAFNQLRDVVAFVALVLVLIFRPTGILGEQLAEERG
- a CDS encoding ABC transporter ATP-binding protein, encoding MPLFETKALRKTFGGLTAINGLDLHVEKGEIVSVIGPNGAGKTTLFNLITGMMPPDSGQINFDSENIVGLAPSQVIKLGISRTFQNVRLFPTMTIRENVMVARHCRTKSGVISAVLRTPKFRREEEETKRIAEETLAFFGTRLVGYRLDQEAYMLSYANRRRLEIARAMASSPKLILLDEPTAGMNPKETAEIAQLIGRLRDKKGFTILVIEHDMRVVKGVSDRVVVIDYGKKIADGSYEEVAHNPQVIEAYLGRRTEKDSK
- a CDS encoding ABC transporter ATP-binding protein, translating into MVGVDTHYGAIQMLRDVNVEIYDGEIVCLLGGNASGKTTTLKTILGYVTPSDGEVRLDGEKVSGLPTTKIVDRGITMVPENRRLFKRMTVRENLEMGTYLRRDRRGVEEDLERVFDLFPRVKERLNQRAGTLSGGEQQMVAMGRALMARPKVLLMDEPSMGLAPVFVAQNFDIIQQVNKEQGTAIFMVEQNANMALSIADRGYVLQTGRIVLADTAERLLANPQMRQAYLGEID
- a CDS encoding alanyl-tRNA editing protein → MEPITHEIAATDAYARTTEALVVDVTGQGVVLDRTVFYPRGGGQPGDTGVLRWDGGSVAVTDTIRSSGVPVHVLDGEPPAVGTTVTAEIDWDRRHLLMRTHTALHALSAIIWQDFDAKVTGGNMEPGAARMDFELDSISVEFGHRVEERLNTELGADRPIHVLFLPRDEALADPELIRTKVSLLPPSIDPIRVIEIEGLDKQADGGTHVRSTAEVGRVRVVKTQSKGKGNKRMRIELER